The following DNA comes from Diceros bicornis minor isolate mBicDic1 chromosome 7, mDicBic1.mat.cur, whole genome shotgun sequence.
CGGTTTATTTGTTTCTTAGTATTCAAATTATCTTATGTAATATTAGTAAGTTATTCTTATCATTAGTCCTAATATCTTTATACGCTTTCTATGTGCAGGCACtgtttattaacttatttaacccTCACAGCATATAAGGTACTATTTTtatatacaaatgaagaaaccaagacacaaagggtcacacagctagtgtatAGCAGAGCCAGTTCAAACCCAAGCATTCTACCTCCAGAGCCcatactcttttttctttttttgtgaggaagatcagccctgagctaacatccatgtcaatcctcctctttttgctgaggaagactggccgtgggctaacatccgtgcccatcttcctctaccttatatgggacatcgccacagcatggcctgacaagcggtgcatcggtgcgcgcccgggatccgaacccaggccaccagcagtagagcgtgcgcacttaaccgctacgccacggggccagcccctggagcccATACTCTTAACTACTATACTGTACTCCCTTTCTGTTCACTTAATTCTTTATTGTTAGTAATATAAGTATCTGAAAATGAAATCTTGTCTGTCTTATGAACAAGTGTTGGATGCACAGAcaatattcaatgaatatttgtttaaataataataaatgaatcaCCTAACTCTAACTGCATGAAAAGAATATTGGGATTTTTCCACTTATATCTTTAGTAAGGTAGCCAGTGTTGCTAAATAGGTAATAAATGGTCCTTCTTCACTTGTCTAAATTCTTCAGATATAATTATTAACCCAGACCCTCCTCTAATTAAAATTTATTCCAACTTACTTTGCTGTCCCTGATTCTAATCACATAAACATAAAGAATGGCAATATACTAGTGAAATAACATTAAGTTGGAAAAAAGGATCTTCTAATATTACAAGAGTCCTCTGAAGTCCAAAAAATTTACAACATTCTATTCTTGTGTCTTTGGGGATTGGCTTGCCTTCTAACCACAAAACAATAGATTGCAGACAAATGATAACCAGCACTGAGTGCCCATAGCTGGACGATCGGGGAAATAACCATTATTTTCTTGAGTAATTAAGGAGGGCAGAGCATCAAGACAGAAGGGAGCACAGGGTAATGAAAAGAATACAGGCTTTAGAATtaaacaaatttagattcaaATTGCAACTTTACTacttaacagaaagagaaatcccTTAAGAGTCTATTTTCTTATCCAAAATAGGGAATGCTAATTCTTACTTCAGGAAACATTATGCATATTAAATGTGGTAATTAACTGACTAGCACATAGTACTAGCCACCAGACAATGTTCCAGGAAtattaatttccttccttttccaaatAAGTATCTTAATTATCTTACATTAATTTTAGCTTAATTTTAGTTCAAAAACATGTATTTAAATGCCAGGCAATAATAACAATATGAACAAAACTAATATGTATTGAATATTATATTCTAGATATGGTTTCAAGCACTTTGCCTGTTTTAATGTACACTATTATCTcagttttacagatggaaaaacagaCAGACTAAGAAAAGACATACACAAGTAATTCACCTAAAGACATATTACACAGAAAACGATAAAGCCAGGATTAAACCCTAGATGATCTGATTCAAGACCCCATGATCTTATCACTAAGCTATACTTCCTCTTCGGGGAgaaaaagatgagtaagacattttcctttgccctcaaggagctttagTTccgttttatattaattttattacttttttttttttaaagattttatttattttttccccccaaagccccagtagatagttgtatgtcatagctgcatatcgttctagttgctgtatgtgggactcggcctcaggatggacggagaagtggtgcctcggtgcacgcccaggatccgaacccgggccaccagcgtcggagtgcgtgcacttaaccaccaagccacggggccggcccaattttattacttttaagtCATTTCAAATCACCCCAActtcatgttttattttgcatattgCTACATTCAGTCAGCCTAGCACTAACAGAGATTTCTTATTACAAACCAAGTTCAATAACCCAGGTTTGCTAAACTAGCACATTATACTTTCACCAACAATTAAGCAGTTCCCATGAAGAGAATTAAAAAAGCTATCTAAATTATATAGGTAGATTCTAGACAGACTAAATACAGCAAAATAAGTTTCCCTACTCTGCGGTGGCAAAAAGGAGGTATTTCCCTCCTCGTCCTTCTCCCCACTATCCCAGATAAGACAACTATATATAGTTGTACTTGCTGGTCTTAAGGAGGAAACAACTGAATTTTAGCTTTACAACCCCATTCCACAGAAAGAGACTTACCTTTCACTTGTGTAAGGTCAATCCCTTTCTCTGCTGCCAATTTCTTTGCAAGAGGACTAACAAACAACCTTCCCTTTGGTCCAGCAGGAGTAGCTGGGCGGGTGGCTGAAGGTGTAGGGGCTACAGGTTGGGGACTTGGAGGAACAGGGACCACCTTTTGAaaaaagttacaaattgttaattCACCACTGCAAAGACTGACCTGAAAGATCAAGAGTTTACATTTTATTAAGATGTCAAaggtattttaattaaataacttACATTATTTTCCAAAGATCATAATGCACATTTTTCCTGCTTACCCAACATAATACAGCAATATGAATAGCAACAACAATACTTTATGTCAAAGACAGAACAAAGTCAAATTGTCTTACTCCATAACATGGAAAGGCGTGGAATTTAATACTGCTCACTAGTATATAATATCTTTAGAGCCTTTCTTCACTTTACTTGCTGCTTCTTTATTCTCATTCTCTTATATCACCaaagtggtttttgttttgccTTAACCTAATTTCAGAATACTAAATTACGCTGGAAGGTTCCATGGTTAAAGAACTTGAAGAAATAAACCAACACTACTACTTGCCAGCTCCCTGTGAATGTATGGCTGTCAGAAATCAAGTCTTCTCTGACTTAAATGTGTGCCTAATCTCAACTCACATGATTCTACCATCTGCAGAAGCCTCATTATAGTGTTATTGATGCTTAGAGTTTGTGCAAGTTCATGTTATAGGGATATAGCATATAGTGTATAGCATATAGTGACAGACTGAATCCTATGCAAAATAAGCCATGTTATGTCAAGGTTCCAATGTATTACAAATATAAGCATGACCTACTATAATATGTGAATACCAAGAGGATTGACAGCGACAAAGATTATATAGTAAACTCTATAGAAGATGGGGAACAAAACATTGCCTTCCATTTGCATAGCTACACCTGACGCAGAAAAAGACCATGTCACCTCAGCTTTGTTCTCAGCAGGACTCaagacagcaggaaaaaaaaaacaaaagctacgAGGACCAAACCGTTGACCACTAGGTGAACGCTGCAGTGCCACACATCGTGTAGGTCTCCACAAATATTAACTGACTATCTCCTTCCTTATTCATAGAACCTTAGAGCTGGAAGAAACCTAGAATATCATCTAATCTAATCCCTTACTTTGGAGATGAGTAAGATAAGCGTTCCCTCAATTCTGGAAGCATACCTACCGGGGCTGGGGTAGGTGGTGCTTGTGGTTTTAAATCAGTTACTTCAGTTGGCCTATAGTCAGCAAATGCTGGTATATCTGCCTCCTTTTCTACAATGATACAAAGTGGGGTTCCTAGAGGGACATCTCTTGTGCCTTCAGCGATCAGGATTTTTGCCAGGTAACCTTCTTCCTGTACTTCAAAACcttaaatagaaagaaaaaccaTTATGGAGCTTAAAGGACTCCACTATCCCACCAAACTCAAAACAGAGTTTTAAGCAAAAGGCTCTTCTCCTTCAAACTAGCTATATAACCTTTTGCAAGCtatttagcctctctgtgccttggcttCTTTCCCTACAAAACGGGAATACTAATATTACCTACTTCACAGGTATGTTATGAAAATTAAGTACTTTTGAAGTACTTAGAAACAGTACCTGGTACAAagtaaatactaaataaatatctgttaaataaaactatgagagggccggccccgtggcttagcggttaagtgcgtgtgctctgctgctggcggcctgggtttggatccagggcgcgcaccgacgcaccgcttctccggccatgctgaggccgcgtcccacatacagcaactagaaggatgtgcagctatgacatacaactatctactggggttttggggggaaaaataaatttaaaaaaaactatgagAGATTACAGACAGTGGTTAACTCTgaatgttttcttaaaaacatCTCCAAGGGCAGCCCCTATGCATACCCACAAGATTCCAAGATGGCATTAGTTGTACTGCTAAAGATCAGACCCACATAGATGTTAAATTAAGGGAGCTACTAGGCTTGACAGTGATGAGGGATTATACCCCAAAAGCATCTCTGGAGCTTTGCAAAGAGGTTATATTGGTATTACACCAAATGTTTCAGCGTGAAGATCTATAGTATTACTAGGGTTTCCATGGTGTTGACAACTTACATTTTATTTAGCTACTGCTTTTCTTACAAGGAATTCAAACATGAAGGGTtgcaaaaatataactaaaagaaGCCATTGCAGAGGACAACTTTCGCCTTCCGGATCTTGGCTTTCTGTGGTGTTGTGCCTCTCCCTGATGGACACATCTTTGACGAACCCTTCCATTTCCCAGTTGAGAATTAATATCCAATAAAAgctatgtttaaaaagaaaagactctggggctggcccggtgacgcaagcggttaagtgcgtgcaatCCGCTGCGGCtacctggggttcgccggtttggatcccgggcgcgcactgacgcactgcttggcaagccatgctgggtggcgtcccatataaagtagaggaagatgggcacagatgttagcccagggccagtcttccttagcaaaaaaaaaagaggaggattggcagatgttagcacagggctgatcttccccacaaaaaaaaaaaaaagagagaaaagaaaaggctccAAGGCCATAATAGAGTTTAAAGAGTTTGACCAAGATAATATTTCTCTAGTGACTAGTCTTTAGAATACCAGTCTCTGCAGCAATATTAGTATTCAAACTAAAATGCAAAGCAGATCTATTGTTAccaaggtttttttgtttttctctttaataaaCAGAATCCTTTCTTCTAATAAAATCCTATGGGGGGAAGCACAATATGCAAAAAGATAAAAAGGAGTTGCTCTGGTGGAAGTGGGGGATGGGGGCAGGGCACAGTAGAGTCCTGCTTGTTGAGTTCTCCTTTGGCCTAAGGTGTCATCAAGGAATCAAGGGGTTTGAAAAACACGGTCTGAAAAGAACCACTGCAGGGGATGCCCAGAAGCTCCCACTGCATCTCTGGGGACTGGACAGGAAAGAAAGatatttatctataaatattATCACAAATATATGATTTTCTCTGTGGGTTTTGTTCTGAGCataaaaacaaatcagaaaaggAACATATGGAAATGTGATATGATATCTGAACAGGATATATACATTCTATCAGTCATTCTCAAactatgaaaacaacctaaacccTGGTTTCAATTATCCTTCAGTCATCTTAAATTCTTTAGTATTTTCTGCCTTGGAAGTTATTTTCTCctgcttcctccttttttcccttgtcCAGTTTAAAGAATGGCAGTTCTCATATGCTTCTCAGTAATAAGGCTAAGAAGCAAACTCTGGCCTAAAAATAATCTCAAAGTTGACATATCCTTCATTCAACGAGAGTGCAGTATGGAACTGACAAATCTGACTACACACACTTTTGTTATGAAACATCCTGTTCCAGGAAATGAATTGcaagaattaaaatttttcatgttATCACTCACTCATTATAGGATAAGAAGGCAAGCCTTTTCCCTCATTGGAAAACTCAGTGCCTCAACCATTAAGAGCTGAAGAAATCTCACCTATAGTGGCCTTATCAGTCTCTATCTCTGCCAGTAAGTCTCCTTCATTTAGCTTCTCACCCACTTTTTTTTCCCATCTCTGAACTGTGCCCATGGTCATGGTAGGAGAGAGGGCAGGAAGAACCACCTGTAGAAACAAATACATATTATCACTTAATACTAGGGAGCCTTGGACACAATGAAACTCAGGCAAGCTTAAACAGTTTTACGGAATGATAATGACTACGACAAGCCAAATCCCCGTCTGCCTGATGCCTCTATAACAGCAAAAGCTCAAtgcccttggggccggccccgtggcctaatggttaagttcagcctgctctgcttcagcggcctgggtttggttctgggggacagacctacaccactcatcggcagccacGGTGTGGCTGCaagccacatacaaaacagaggaagactggcacagatgttagctcagagctaaccttcctcaagcaaaaacaagaagattggcaacagatgttagctcagggcaaatcttcctaagCGAGtgagcaagcaagcaagcaagcagtaaatgaatgaatgaatagataaataaataaatagaaaaatatttttaaaaaaaaaacctcagtgcCTCAAAAGTGTCCCACCAGTTAAATCATCCTTCAAATCTCAAGCTTTACAGTATCAGCAATACTCTGACCCACCCTCCAAAGTTAAAAGCAATGGGAAGATGGAAAAGATTTCTTTCTGGACAGTCAATATTAACTCCTCAATAAATAAGCaaagaacatcttttcatcttttttttaacatttagattaagctagaatttttcattttcacagaATGATCTTGGCCTAgactatttcattaaaattttgctGTGCTCTGTATTGGCATCTATCTTTTCCCTCAGAGGAAACTGCATTCCTCCAAAATTTCCCAGATACCTTTCCAAGACAAAAACTAATATTAAGAAgcgttctggggccagcccggtggcacagcggttaggtGGGCGAGCTcccctgcggtggcccggggttcgcaggttcggatcccgggcgcacaccaacgcactgcttgcgaggccatgctgtggcggcgtcccatataaagtagaggaggatgggcatggatgttagcccagggccagtcttcctcaagaaaaaaggagaggattggcattggatgttaactcagggctagtcctcctcaccaaaaaaaaaaaaaaaaagaagaagaagtgttcttacaattgcatcaaaaagaataaaatacctaggaataaatcttaccaaggaggtgaagaacctatacaatgaaaactacaagacattattgaaagaaatccatgatgacataaagaaatggaaagatatcccatgcacgtgaattggaagaataaacatagttaaaatgtctatattacctaaagcaatctacagattcaatgcaatcccaatcagaatcccaatgacattcttcacagaaatagaaaaaagaatactaaaatttatatggggcaacaaaagaccccgaatagctaaagaaatcctaagaaaaaagaacaaagcaggaggcatcacaatccctgacttcaaaacatactacaaagcaatagtaatcaaaacagcatggtactggtacaaaaacagacacacagatcaatggaacagacgtgaaagcccagaaataaaaccacacatatatggacagctaattttcgacaaaggtgctaagaacgtacaatggagaaaagaaagtctcttcaataaatggtgttgggaaaactggacagccacatgcaaaagaatgaaagtggaccatctgctatcgccattcacaaaaattaactcaaaatggatcaaagacctgaaggtgagacctgaaactataaaactcatagaagaaaacataggcaacacactatttgacattggtcataagggaatcttttcggatgacatgcctatccagactagggaaactaaagaaaaaataaacaagtgggactttatcagattaaagagcttctataagacaaacaaaaccagaatcaagatgaacagacaacccatcagctgggagagaatatttgcaaaacatacatctgacaaggggttgatctccataatatataaagaactcacacaactgaacaacaaaaaaacaaacaacccaatcaaaaaatgggcagaggaaatgaacagacacttctccaaagaagatatacagatggccaataggcacatgaaaagatgttcaacatcactaatcattagggaaatgcaaatcaaaaccacactaagatatcacctcacacccgttagaatggctataatcaccaagacaaacaacaaatgttggagaggatgtggagaaacaggaaccctcatacacagctggtgggaatgcaaactgctgcagcctctatggaaaacggtatggcgattcctcaaagaattaaaaatagagatgccctatgacccagccatcccactactgggaatctatccaacgaacctgaaatcaacaatccaaagaggcttatgcacccctatgttcattgcagcattattcaccacagccaagaagtggaagcaacctaagtgtcccttgactgacgaatggattaagaaaatgtggtatatatacacaatggaatactactcagcaataaaaaaagacaaaatcgtcccatttgcaacaacatggatgggcctggagcgtattatgttaagtgaaataagccagaaagagaacgACAagcactgcatgatctcactcatatgtggaatataaaccaacacatggacagagaaaactgtattgtggttaccaggggcaaggggggtggggctggggcgtggggggtggggctggggcgtggggggtgggcacaaggggtgaagggagtcatatatatggtgatggacaaacaaaaatgtacaacccaaaatttcacaatgttaaaaaccattaaaacatcaattaaaaaaaaaaaaagtgttcttaCAATAGTCactttcacctcaataaaatctAAACATCAAATTGACTGATCTAAATTAAAAATTGCTTCCCTATTTATATGGCTTGTGTATCAACTGAATTTGGATGCTTACTCAGCTATTATGGGTTGTGTTTGCTGTCTTCTTAGTCTTTGGTatctaattaataaaattatgctGAGAGAAAAATCATTTCAACTGATGATGTctcaggaaggcaggaaaaaaagtcaaacaaaaCTTAGACtgtaattagtttttttttttttgctgagaaagattcgccgtgaggtaacatctgtgccaatcttcctctattttgtatgtgggttgccgcctagtgatgtaggtccgtgcccaggaactgaacccaggccgccgaagcagagtgcaccaaacttaaccactaggccacagggtcggccccctagaaaatttttttaaagtgtttcctTGTTCAGAACTTGTCATCTTCGTCTACTTCTTAAAAATTAGTGGAGCCAATAATCTTTATGCAGTATCTTAAAGGATAATTAAGACACAAACCTAACACTTGCACACAAAGCCACAGACATAAAATGGCAAGAAATGAAGACTCATGTAGTGAGATAGAATTTGCTGAACAGGATGAAATAAATGTGTGAACTGAACACCAGACAAAACTTCACCATGAATGACTGCTAATAATAGACCATGGAGTAGAACATTatgttcaaagaagaaaatcattccTATACAGAAACTGCTACACATAAACTAAGTGAAGGGAAAATTCTAGTCTTAATCTTTTAGAAAAAGGACAGCTGGTTTTCATCCATTTCCAATATCTgaaacacacaaatatacatgGGATAACCCCAATATCTAATAAACTGATTTAGTTTGTTACAAACTGAATTAGTTAATAGAATCAATAATGATTATATTTACTGTCCTCAGCCTTGCTGCAATGCTATTATATATGTCTATTCTACACTTATTCTTTATCGTCAGTTTTCTCACTATTAATACTACTGGACTACTTCATCCACTCTTAGAAAATAGAACACTACATGTCAAAGGAAAACACCAGTTGGAGACTTTCATTCAGTAGACAGCAGGTGAGGCCCACTATAAACTCCACTTATACAGATATAAGGACAAATCATTCCCAAAATCTAACAATGTTCTTGAATGAGGAGTGCCAAGCATTATCCTGTCTACGACATTGAGGCTGAAAAAGGTTAAAGGaactgcccaagttcacacacctGGAAATAACAACTAGGCATACAAGCTGTCAATTTTCACGTTTAAATCTCTGTTTGCTTTCAAATGACAAGAGCTAGCCATATTTAACGCCAGTTTCCAGGATGTGATAGCCACCTATGAAAAATAACGAATAAGTAATAAGTTTTCTAAAGCAAACACCCAGAGGCTGAGCTTCACCTGCATGTGAGTGGGATACGAGCTACCAGGAGCCTGAGCAGAAGGTGCAGGTGGTGAAGCAGGGGCAGCAGGAGTTGGTGCTGGGGCTGCTGGTGGGGTGGGTGCTGCCGAGGAATccaatgtataatttttaaaggcCTCAACATCCTCAGGcctaaggaagagaaagaatgcaTAAGTATAAGGGAATTATAAAGCAGATTCAGCTCCTGTAGAAGTTGTCTTAGAAATCTTGAACTAATTTCTCAATTCTGGGTTAAGATATTCCACTCAGCACCTAAGTTCTGCAAATTACCAGGGTACTACTCACTTTTCAACTGTGATACAGATGACCGATCCAACTGGAACATCTCTAGTACCTTCAGCAACAAGTATCTTTGCCATGTAACACTCCTCCAAGCTCTCAAATCCAACAGTGGCTTTATCAGTTTCAATCTTTTAACACAAACACAGGAGCTTAGGCTTGTGCTGCCAGTATGAAGTTTACTAGCTTGTGTCTAGAATCATACAATTCAACAGTCATGTGAAGATAAAGCCTCTATCACACATTTGAAAGAcggaattattttaaaacatcttaGCTAAAAATGAGTTTGGCTAGCTGCTGACAACTTATCTAACCAATCTTCTCTACTATCAAGTGGTACAAGGGATAACTTACCACCCAGAAAGTTAACGTTCAGTCAGTTTACCTAAGCCACTCCCTTCTAACtcatttccatattttaaaacaacttaCCTCTGCAATTAGTTCACCCTCATtgattttttccccttcctttttttcccaacgGGCTATGGTGCCTGCCTGCATTGTGGGGGAAAGAGAAGGCAATGGAACctggaggagaaaaaggagaaacacTAAATTTTAAAAGGGATGCCTAACTCTCCGTCTGGTTTAACGTTTCattcaattcaatttaatttaatgcAAAGAGTTTACTGAGTCCCATTACACGCTGAGCACTGGAGGTATAAAAGGAGTTTCTGCCACCAGAAGCTCTCCAGTGACAGGCTCCCGGCTCCACAGTCCTGTGGGTCTGACAGCACGGACGTGACACTCCAGATACAGCCCCAGGTTTGGAGTTCTCCTTTCAATGGACTAGAAAAGAAGGAAGCTCAAGAGCCACAGCAAAGCTGGGTATTGGAGAAGGGCCGATGACATATACAGCGAGGGGGGCGGAGGATCACTGAGGTCTCTGAGGGAGGATCCCGAGGCCAAAAAGTCTGCCCTGAAGGACATCAGGGTCCCGCGAAGGACAGGTCTGGGGCTCACCTTCTGATGCGGGGGGAGACTATAACAGCGGCGGTTAGGCGATCCCAAAAGTTGCAGCAGGAAGCGATTCCGCGGTGCAGCCCGCGAGCTGGGGCTCCAGCCGCAGAGCGCCCGGACCCCGCCATAGCCTGTGGTCGCGCTGCTGCAACGAGCCGAAGCCGGGCCAGCACGCGGGGTCACGCACGGAGCTCCCGGTTCCTCCGGCACGGCCGTCCATCGAACCCCGAATCCCGCCCTTGGGGCTGCCTTCTGGGCCTGCCGCGCACAGACGCGCCACATAGTGCCAcagacccccaccccccaaaaccaACGCGGTCTCCGGAGTGACCTCTCCCGGAGCAGCGCGTTGTTGCCGTCAGCCACGCCGCGCAGCCGCACGTTGTCGTAAAACGGGCTCCAAAGAgtcaccccaccccctccccagaccATTACTGTGTGGAACGTACACCTTCCTCTCAGGAGTTGGGGAGAGGGAGTCGTGAAGCGGGTGGGGGCGGCTGCTTTGGAGCCCCGGGGGTGGGGGGCGTTCCAACGGAGCCAACGCAGATGCAAGTTTGGGAGAAATAAGCcgtggagaggagtggaaggtGGTGGTCCTAGGAAAGGCATCTCAAAGGGTAGGACGGGACCTAAACGGTGAAGGGCATGGCCGAAAGGGAGGGGCCTACAAAGGCAACGAGAGCCGTGCTAATCGAGGCAGAATGGTCTGAGAAGGTGGGCTGATGGGAGTGACCAAGTCGTGGGGAAGAGCTGGGAAGTGAGCCCGACGACCGGCGGGCGCTGAGAGCCTCAGGCCAAGGGGCGGGGTCCTGGAGCGCTCCCTTAGAGACGGGAGCGCGGAACCGCCCCGGGGGGGAGTCGGAGCGTTCTGCAGGAGTGCCCTCCCCTCTGCTGACTCAGCGGTGACCGGGTTTGGGGCCTGGCTCTGTGCTGGCTGGCTGTACGAGGTTATTACGAAGATTTAATTTCAGGTTTGTAGCCCAACCGGAAACCGGAGTGAACAGGTTTTCCAGCCAAATGGTGTGAAGGGCAACCAAGAAGAAAATACATTCCCACATTCAGGTGCACTGTGGCAGGGGTAAGCGTATTCCCTGTATGAAGATATAGGTTTCAAAACATTTGCGTTTCCACTTTACCATAGAATCCCTTTAAATAGCAAAAAGCTTTGTTATGCTTGAAATATTTCGtactaaaactaaaactataagCCCATGAGGGCAGGAAGTATGTCTATATTGTTCTCCCATGCATCCCCAGAATTTAGCCTGAATGCATGTCTTTTAAATTAATGAACGAAAAGTTATCTACAACATTTAAGTACACTTCCACTGTAGGGTTATTCTCCTATAATTAGGAAATAACTCGTTTCTGAGCTGAGGGTAACATTAGATTAGGAGCAAGCACCTGCTGTATTTATATCTTTTAAGTCTCCAGTGTGCAGGTGGTCAGAGAACACCAAGAATACaagaaataggaggaaaaaccaacatttgaaaacatgttcaacctTGCTAGTaattaaatatttggaaaattaaaatagCCAGAGGGTACTATTTCATACCTACTTAAGGGGGAAACTTGAAAAAGTCTAAAAACCCAGCATTAATGACATTGCAGAGAAAGAGATGCACTGTTTGGGGCACAATGAATGATGGTTGTTTTTAGAGATGGCAATATAGTAAGAAATACCAAGAATCAGAAAAAATTGTTTACATCCTTCCCCAAAATCCTATTCTATTATCCTTAAGACATTCAAAACaaggtattaaaaaaaac
Coding sequences within:
- the DLAT gene encoding dihydrolipoyllysine-residue acetyltransferase component of pyruvate dehydrogenase complex, mitochondrial, translated to MPFLGPPPSTPLHGLFLPNLHLRWLRWNAPHPRGSKAAAPTRFTTPSPQLLRGRCTFHTVMVWGGGGVTLWSPFYDNVRLRGVADGNNALLRERSLRRPRWFWGVGVCGTMWRVCARQAQKAAPRAGFGVRWTAVPEEPGAPCVTPRAGPASARCSSATTGYGGVRALCGWSPSSRAAPRNRFLLQLLGSPNRRCYSLPPHQKVPLPSLSPTMQAGTIARWEKKEGEKINEGELIAEIETDKATVGFESLEECYMAKILVAEGTRDVPVGSVICITVEKPEDVEAFKNYTLDSSAAPTPPAAPAPTPAAPASPPAPSAQAPGSSYPTHMQVVLPALSPTMTMGTVQRWEKKVGEKLNEGDLLAEIETDKATIGFEVQEEGYLAKILIAEGTRDVPLGTPLCIIVEKEADIPAFADYRPTEVTDLKPQAPPTPAPVVPVPPSPQPVAPTPSATRPATPAGPKGRLFVSPLAKKLAAEKGIDLTQVKGTGPEGRIIKKDIDSFVPTKAAPAPAAAVPPPAPGLAPVPTGVFTDIPISNIRRVIAQRLMQSKQTIPHYYLSIDVNMGEVLLVRKELNKMLEGRSKISVNDFIIKASALACLKVPEANSSWLDTVIRQNHVVDISVAVNTPAGLITPIVFNAHIKGLEVIANDVVSLATKAREGKLQPHEFQGGTFTISNLGMFGIKNFSAIINPPQACILAIGASEERLVPADNEKGFDVASMMSVTLSCDHRVVDGAVGAQWLAEFRKYLEKPITMLL